A single window of Rubripirellula lacrimiformis DNA harbors:
- a CDS encoding PDDEXK nuclease domain-containing protein: protein MAKKKSGVAVPDDYAEVFEALKARVRQSQTKAMLSVNRELIQLYWDIGRQIAQRQQNVGWGRSVVDRLSKDLRSAFPDVSGFSSRNIWRMRAFFQAYSPASENLPQAVAELETLKLPPAVAEIPWSHNTLLIEKVKDPVERHWYAAKTLEHGWSRAVLTVQIESGLYQRQGKAITNFVATLPPPQSDLAQESLKDPYLFDFLTLHEDAVERDLEQGLTDHVQRFLLELGAGFAFVGRQVPISVGDEDDFLDLLFYHLKLRCFVVIDLKMKKFTPADAGQMNYYLSAVDDLMRHPNDEPTIGLILCKSKERIKAEYALRDINKPIGVAEWQTQLVESLPEPLKGSLPSIEEIEAEFESEDSP from the coding sequence ATGGCCAAGAAGAAAAGTGGTGTCGCCGTTCCCGATGATTACGCGGAAGTCTTTGAGGCACTCAAAGCACGAGTGCGGCAATCGCAAACGAAGGCGATGCTGTCGGTCAACCGCGAACTGATCCAGCTCTACTGGGACATAGGACGCCAAATCGCTCAGCGACAGCAGAACGTTGGCTGGGGACGAAGTGTTGTCGATCGGCTATCGAAGGACTTGCGTTCCGCCTTCCCAGACGTGAGCGGGTTTTCGTCTCGGAATATCTGGCGGATGCGAGCTTTTTTCCAAGCTTATTCGCCCGCAAGTGAGAATCTGCCACAGGCTGTGGCAGAATTGGAGACGCTAAAACTGCCACCGGCTGTGGCAGAAATCCCGTGGTCCCATAACACCCTGCTCATCGAAAAGGTCAAAGATCCTGTAGAGCGTCACTGGTATGCCGCGAAAACTCTCGAGCACGGTTGGAGCCGAGCCGTTCTGACGGTGCAGATTGAAAGCGGTTTGTACCAGCGTCAAGGCAAGGCAATCACCAACTTCGTCGCGACCCTGCCTCCGCCGCAGTCGGATCTGGCTCAAGAGTCACTGAAAGATCCGTACCTGTTCGACTTCCTGACGCTCCATGAGGATGCGGTCGAGCGGGATCTCGAACAGGGGCTTACCGACCATGTCCAACGGTTCCTGCTGGAGCTGGGTGCCGGGTTCGCATTTGTCGGGCGGCAAGTGCCGATCTCCGTTGGCGACGAAGACGACTTTCTAGATTTGCTGTTTTACCATCTGAAGCTGCGATGCTTCGTCGTCATTGACTTGAAGATGAAGAAGTTCACGCCAGCCGATGCGGGGCAGATGAACTACTATCTTTCCGCCGTCGATGACCTGATGCGGCACCCGAACGACGAGCCAACCATCGGTCTGATCCTTTGCAAATCAAAGGAACGCATCAAAGCCGAATATGCTCTGCGCGATATCAACAAACCAATTGGCGTCGCCGAATGGCAAACGCAATTAGTGGAATCGTTGCCGGAGCCACTCAAAGGGAGTTTGCCGAGTATCGAGGAGATTGAAGCGGAATTTGAATCGGAGGACTCGCCATGA
- a CDS encoding prenyltransferase/squalene oxidase repeat-containing protein has product MSHADVHRDSNSNHTLGASSLPDPAIPRNGETDPPAIVPPTPTQPPTANAAAGQPPVDAAPLVPPANRGPVAPPPTSPSPAPPPASIPPAAIPPAVAAPQRPPVASSPPPAATGRGSVVPPPPPPRATLPPVRPPADPKVGTGVGSARGVRWRGEIDSIGKPAAQPTAKTTAGPVPAGDPAAAANGDAESLTDPGEDRVRFVIPPWLVSLVVHLIFLLILALITTPAGSGIGRLILTIGTGQSEPSVELTEFEIATDDSLVESEAMMDSEIETEIDLDLKNVFEIADTSMVPELTQVDFGEGSSEISPPMFSGRTGAMKQSLLAMYGGTAETQDAVKRGLQWLKRNQRPQGGWSLRGPYRDGNHSENEASATAMAMLAFLGDGHTHQSGDYTDEMEKAVKRLVSLQDRRGFMAKDARSHEQMYAQAQATIALCEMYGMTRDSWLRPRAELAVAFAESAQSAQGGWRYNPNEDSDTSVTGWFLLALKSAQSAGLEVSDSKLRAVGEYLDTAQAYEGAAYSYQPRGQPTPAMTAEGLLCRQYLGWNRDDLPMVRGVEALSIDFPFDTNDQDVYYWYYATQVLHHFGGSPWREWNEVMRTELPKMQSKSGREDGSWAPQGDAYGSYGRLYTTCLSLYCLEVYYRHLPLYQSTE; this is encoded by the coding sequence ATGTCCCATGCCGACGTTCATCGCGATTCAAACTCGAACCATACCCTCGGTGCGTCGTCGTTGCCTGATCCCGCTATCCCCCGGAACGGCGAGACCGATCCGCCGGCGATCGTTCCCCCCACACCCACACAGCCTCCCACCGCCAATGCGGCTGCGGGCCAGCCACCGGTCGACGCCGCACCGCTTGTGCCACCGGCCAACCGAGGACCTGTCGCACCTCCGCCCACATCCCCTTCACCGGCCCCCCCACCCGCTTCGATTCCACCCGCTGCCATTCCACCCGCAGTGGCCGCTCCACAGCGTCCTCCGGTGGCGTCATCACCGCCGCCCGCCGCGACCGGCCGCGGCTCGGTCGTCCCCCCGCCTCCACCACCTCGCGCCACCTTGCCGCCGGTTCGACCACCGGCTGACCCGAAAGTCGGAACCGGTGTCGGCTCAGCACGTGGTGTCCGATGGCGTGGCGAGATCGATTCGATCGGGAAACCTGCGGCGCAACCTACGGCGAAAACCACTGCCGGTCCCGTGCCCGCAGGCGATCCTGCTGCGGCCGCCAACGGAGACGCGGAATCACTGACCGATCCCGGCGAAGACCGAGTCCGGTTTGTGATTCCGCCCTGGTTGGTCAGCCTAGTGGTGCACCTGATCTTTCTGCTGATTTTGGCACTGATCACGACACCGGCCGGTTCTGGCATCGGTCGCCTGATTTTGACGATCGGTACGGGCCAGTCCGAGCCATCGGTCGAATTGACCGAGTTCGAAATCGCAACGGACGATTCGTTGGTGGAGTCCGAAGCGATGATGGATTCCGAGATCGAAACCGAAATCGACTTGGACCTGAAGAACGTGTTCGAGATCGCGGACACATCGATGGTTCCCGAGCTGACTCAGGTCGACTTTGGCGAAGGCAGTTCGGAAATCTCGCCACCCATGTTCAGTGGACGCACCGGTGCGATGAAGCAATCGTTGCTGGCGATGTACGGTGGAACCGCCGAGACACAAGACGCAGTCAAACGGGGACTGCAATGGCTGAAACGAAACCAGCGTCCTCAGGGCGGTTGGAGTTTGCGGGGCCCGTATCGTGACGGCAACCACAGCGAGAACGAAGCGTCGGCCACTGCGATGGCCATGCTTGCCTTCCTCGGCGACGGACATACCCATCAAAGCGGTGACTACACCGATGAGATGGAAAAGGCGGTGAAGCGTCTGGTGTCGCTGCAGGATCGCCGCGGGTTCATGGCCAAAGACGCTCGAAGTCACGAACAAATGTACGCACAAGCACAGGCCACGATCGCATTGTGCGAGATGTACGGGATGACCAGAGATTCTTGGCTGAGACCGCGAGCCGAGCTGGCCGTTGCTTTTGCCGAAAGCGCCCAATCAGCCCAGGGAGGGTGGCGTTACAACCCGAACGAGGATTCAGACACGTCGGTCACCGGATGGTTCCTGCTGGCACTGAAAAGTGCACAGAGCGCCGGCTTGGAAGTGAGTGATTCGAAGCTTCGTGCAGTGGGAGAGTACCTGGATACCGCACAAGCCTATGAAGGAGCGGCCTATTCGTACCAGCCGCGTGGGCAGCCCACGCCAGCGATGACCGCCGAAGGTCTGCTGTGCCGACAATACCTTGGTTGGAACCGCGATGATCTGCCAATGGTCCGCGGGGTCGAGGCGTTGTCTATCGACTTCCCCTTCGATACCAACGACCAAGACGTTTACTATTGGTACTACGCCACCCAAGTCCTGCACCACTTTGGCGGGTCGCCTTGGCGTGAATGGAACGAGGTGATGCGGACCGAGCTACCGAAGATGCAGTCGAAGAGCGGCCGGGAAGATGGCAGCTGGGCTCCTCAAGGCGACGCCTACGGTTCCTACGGACGGCTGTATACCACTTGCCTGTCGCTCTACTGCCTGGAGGTTTATTACCGGCACCTGCCGCTCTATCAATCGACGGAGTAG
- a CDS encoding type I restriction endonuclease subunit R, which yields MSDALPSFKEDHISQIPALQLLQQLGWKYLSPEEAVAARGGKLSSALLDTVLVDQLKKLNRIEFKGETHPFSETNIHSAILALKDVVYDGLVRTNEKIYDLLVLGKSLPQTIAGDTKSFPLSYIDWNPETWLKNNIFHVTEEFVVERTASHETRRPDIVLFVNGIPLCVIECKRPDKDDSLTEAVSQHLRNQRDDEIPHLFLFTQLLLGVSKNGASYGTTGTPAKFWSVWKENVDKPLAKIMSKPPKKMADTRWLMDRFTYVSEEQAAYFTGPRAITDQDRALYCLCRPERLLDLAYSFTVFDAGEKKVARYQQYFTVKNTLGRIEQRDDNGARKGGVVWHTQGSGKSLTMVMLAKEIARLRLPQYKIVLVTDRVDLDDQIYKTFTHCDMQPQQAASGKDLASLMQGSVGRVITTVIDKFDNAVSRGKLRNESDNIFVLVDESHRGQYKTMHAKMRKAMPRGCFIGFTGTPVRKKEKDTINKFGGLIQPTYSIRDAVEDKAVVPLLYEARDVEQRVDRETIDRWFEIITTNLSKEQKADLKKKFSTTDQLNKAEQKVREIALDISMHYRDNWQGTKYKAQLVTQDKKTALMYQRFLEEFGMVSAEVLISGPDDREGNEEVEIDEDDLPEIQKFWRKMMNKHGSEDQYNKNVINGFKAGDDPEIIIVVDKLLTGFDAPRNTVLYLTRSLKDHTLLQAIARVNRLCEGKDFGYIIDYRGVLSNLQKAFEFYRELEEADQEELEAAMTNVAVEIEKLPRRHTELLNLFQDITNKQDEELYERKLADQELRDQFYDALRDFARSLSMALGSLAFMEETPDAKVDRYRKDLKFFMNLRSSVRHRYAEVVDFKEYEEKIQKLIDTHVATGEVKKMTSLVNIFDREAFEKELEQLEGKSAGSKADTIAHRTKRTINERMDDDPAFYAKFSKMLEDAIAAFQQKRLADIEYLNQVQDIAEKIRTRSGDNLPSELRGHEVAGALYGVVKEVFQSHSGGDLDLPTIGAAAALRIDDIVKTHRIVNWTNNPDVQNQMQTAIEDYLHELEGTGLDLSFDEIDMILEKCLDIARRRYA from the coding sequence ATGAGCGATGCACTGCCTTCGTTCAAGGAAGATCACATCTCGCAGATTCCGGCGTTGCAGTTGCTGCAACAGCTTGGATGGAAATACTTGTCGCCCGAGGAAGCCGTGGCGGCGCGTGGCGGCAAGCTGTCGAGTGCATTGCTTGACACCGTACTGGTGGACCAACTGAAGAAACTGAACCGGATCGAGTTTAAGGGCGAAACGCATCCATTCAGTGAAACAAATATTCACTCGGCGATCCTGGCGCTGAAGGATGTTGTCTACGACGGTTTGGTCCGGACGAACGAGAAGATTTATGACTTGCTGGTGCTGGGCAAGAGTCTGCCACAGACCATTGCGGGGGACACAAAGAGCTTTCCGCTCAGCTACATCGACTGGAATCCAGAGACGTGGCTCAAGAACAACATCTTTCACGTAACCGAAGAATTTGTGGTCGAGCGAACGGCCAGCCACGAAACTCGCCGGCCCGACATCGTTTTGTTTGTAAATGGCATCCCGCTGTGCGTGATCGAATGCAAACGCCCAGACAAAGATGATTCGTTGACCGAGGCGGTCTCGCAGCATCTTCGCAATCAACGCGATGATGAAATCCCGCATTTGTTCTTGTTCACCCAGCTTTTGCTCGGTGTCTCGAAAAACGGTGCGAGCTATGGGACGACAGGGACGCCGGCGAAATTCTGGTCGGTGTGGAAAGAGAACGTCGACAAACCGTTGGCGAAGATCATGTCAAAGCCGCCCAAGAAGATGGCGGACACGCGTTGGCTGATGGATCGGTTCACCTATGTCAGCGAAGAACAGGCTGCCTACTTCACCGGCCCACGTGCGATCACGGACCAGGACCGTGCCTTGTATTGCCTGTGCCGCCCCGAACGACTTCTGGACTTGGCGTACTCGTTCACCGTCTTTGACGCCGGCGAAAAGAAGGTCGCCCGATATCAGCAATACTTCACCGTGAAGAACACGCTCGGTCGGATCGAACAGCGGGACGACAACGGTGCTCGCAAGGGCGGCGTCGTCTGGCACACTCAGGGGTCGGGCAAGTCGCTGACGATGGTGATGCTGGCGAAAGAGATCGCTCGATTGCGGTTGCCTCAGTACAAGATCGTGTTGGTCACGGATCGCGTCGATCTGGACGACCAGATTTACAAGACGTTTACTCACTGTGACATGCAGCCGCAACAGGCCGCCAGCGGCAAAGACTTGGCTTCGCTGATGCAGGGTTCGGTTGGCCGGGTGATCACGACGGTGATCGACAAATTCGATAACGCGGTGAGCCGTGGCAAACTGCGAAATGAAAGCGACAACATCTTTGTGTTGGTCGACGAGAGCCACCGCGGGCAGTACAAGACGATGCACGCCAAGATGCGAAAAGCGATGCCGCGTGGTTGCTTCATAGGCTTCACTGGAACGCCCGTTCGTAAGAAGGAAAAGGACACGATCAATAAGTTTGGCGGCTTGATTCAGCCGACATACTCAATCCGTGACGCGGTCGAAGACAAAGCCGTTGTGCCACTGTTGTACGAGGCTCGCGATGTAGAGCAACGTGTCGACCGCGAAACGATTGACCGCTGGTTCGAGATCATCACGACGAACCTGTCGAAAGAACAGAAGGCGGACTTAAAGAAGAAGTTTTCGACGACGGACCAGTTGAACAAGGCGGAGCAGAAGGTTCGAGAGATCGCACTCGATATCAGCATGCACTACCGCGACAACTGGCAAGGCACCAAGTACAAGGCCCAGCTTGTCACACAGGACAAGAAGACGGCATTGATGTACCAGCGGTTCTTGGAAGAGTTCGGTATGGTTTCGGCAGAGGTGCTGATATCGGGGCCGGATGACCGTGAGGGTAACGAAGAGGTCGAAATCGACGAAGACGATCTGCCAGAGATCCAGAAGTTCTGGCGGAAGATGATGAACAAGCACGGCAGCGAGGACCAGTACAACAAGAACGTCATCAACGGTTTCAAGGCCGGCGACGACCCTGAGATCATCATCGTGGTCGACAAGTTGCTGACAGGGTTTGACGCGCCGCGAAACACGGTGCTCTACCTGACTCGGTCGCTGAAGGATCACACGTTGTTGCAAGCGATCGCACGCGTGAACCGTTTATGTGAGGGGAAAGACTTCGGATACATCATCGACTACCGCGGCGTGCTGTCGAATTTGCAGAAAGCCTTTGAGTTCTATCGCGAGTTGGAAGAGGCCGACCAGGAGGAACTCGAAGCGGCGATGACCAATGTGGCCGTCGAGATCGAGAAGCTGCCTCGCCGGCACACGGAACTGCTCAACCTGTTCCAGGACATCACCAACAAGCAGGACGAGGAACTGTACGAGCGGAAGCTGGCCGACCAGGAGTTGCGAGACCAGTTCTATGACGCGCTGCGTGATTTTGCCCGTTCGCTGTCGATGGCACTCGGTTCCCTAGCGTTCATGGAGGAAACACCGGACGCCAAGGTCGACCGTTATCGCAAAGACCTGAAGTTTTTCATGAACCTGCGATCTTCGGTTCGGCACCGATACGCCGAAGTCGTCGACTTTAAGGAGTACGAGGAGAAGATTCAAAAGCTGATCGACACCCACGTCGCGACCGGTGAAGTGAAAAAGATGACGTCGCTGGTCAACATCTTCGATCGGGAAGCGTTCGAGAAAGAGTTGGAGCAACTGGAAGGCAAGAGTGCCGGATCGAAAGCAGACACGATCGCGCACCGGACCAAACGTACGATCAATGAACGGATGGATGACGACCCCGCATTCTATGCCAAGTTCTCGAAGATGCTCGAAGATGCGATCGCAGCTTTCCAGCAGAAACGGCTCGCCGACATCGAGTACTTGAACCAAGTCCAAGACATCGCCGAGAAGATCCGTACCCGCAGCGGCGACAACTTGCCAAGCGAATTGCGAGGGCACGAGGTCGCCGGCGCGTTGTACGGCGTGGTGAAAGAGGTTTTTCAGTCGCACTCGGGCGGCGATCTCGATTTGCCAACCATCGGCGCGGCGGCAGCGTTGCGGATCGACGACATCGTCAAGACTCATCGCATTGTGAACTGGACGAACAATCCCGACGTGCAAAACCAGATGCAAACCGCGATCGAGGATTACCTCCATGAACTTGAGGGCACAGGGCTGGACCTATCGTTCGACGAGATCGACATGATCTTGGAGAAATGCCTCGACATTGCACGTCGGAGGTACGCCTGA
- a CDS encoding SMEK domain-containing protein, with translation MGLKQTDLINEAEAYLTSLAAHVEAQVAIKHQDVLIGMEPFFCELLNMVFGWSLKNDNLSVGPQQDSFDLSDRLARIAVQVTNTTTADKIRGTLQSFIGTHDSKFDRLLFVYPVTRAPASRANFDRDRGQFDFDAKRDRYDFQYILLTARSLPLDQLMQVVRFLRESASTTLEKTIESTSGGDSGLVVTPRSVRGSVCKTLFGRDEVVAELLAAEGDRLVVGQPGTGKTSVLSTAVNKTRGYFLKSFDESALTAQLRAEKPEMIAVEDAHLYLDRVTALQAIRQEHSLKFRIVADCWPTHRDALVVLMGLPVASVIELQPISNRLIIAMAKEVGIGGPDRFFHHLVRQSMGYPGRAAMLLRCCHEGDQEDIQEFFTGDSIARWTRSLVEQSSDAEAMDVLSCLALGRDTGIELSRIANYLDLPLSKVQRIVSEFAIGGLVEENGPGFLIVFPAAIRPALIRDFFFGNVRRDLRPFASDWRLTGVIAMAAVDAYCVGARIPVSELFRMTQAADSFEAWERLAAAEDTIADQVLDEKPELFDGLVHVFIRRTPERTICRLIETKPEVRDRFNRQPDRDVQTVEDWVKRGYPTKAAIPRRRIVLDAIANQLSEGVPAEQAFRFLGCVFAPEYKSVDQSPENFDTFIWRSGLLAPEDLQQLRELWNEAHDLLKRYTPIDWSLAVDAMRHWLWPAVSGTVNDDQREQLRLAATETLDPLCKLFANSPAAVSELRRLAEYHRIKLSQPVPAEYATLFPKESVRGRTIEGHTKFEKQCYQRAVKLANRWASRPASDVLSQLRSFNEDANRTGHAYPNYSDVVCRTISQKLEHQSTWISEAIRLEVPCHILLPFLQTACKRQESGFESILDGCLKNAIYRPAAITLLLCVDPMPGDLVKEAISASGPYAQMIYVAALRDEIASQHYSPLLSHSDSKLRAKVAEGLWGQNKTVPADQEVRDKWRKAIAQDCRREHCVAEIFSADIEVCEQWIRYWSQGMSPIERVDFDEETVAAACAELSREARKALLADLHRDSPIRDELIRNLVSDDPDTFRQLIRQESLAKYRLSPLRRLPDSAWVRLVKVAISEGISEEKIANSSGMGWNTDFNTVEDRYRAEILAWDQVIEKEKGAISRIARRRRATRMESLEDLED, from the coding sequence TTGGGGCTCAAGCAGACCGATCTAATCAACGAAGCAGAGGCATACTTGACCAGTCTCGCGGCCCATGTCGAGGCCCAAGTGGCAATCAAGCATCAGGATGTCTTGATAGGCATGGAACCGTTCTTTTGCGAGCTTCTAAACATGGTCTTTGGTTGGTCGTTGAAGAATGACAACCTGTCTGTTGGCCCGCAGCAGGATTCATTCGACCTTTCGGACCGTTTGGCTCGCATAGCGGTTCAAGTGACGAATACAACGACTGCGGACAAGATTCGTGGCACGTTGCAATCCTTCATAGGAACCCATGACTCCAAGTTTGATCGTTTGCTTTTTGTTTACCCAGTCACGAGAGCACCCGCATCCCGCGCGAACTTTGACCGCGATCGAGGCCAGTTCGACTTTGACGCTAAGCGTGACCGCTACGACTTCCAGTATATTCTTTTAACTGCCCGTTCGCTGCCGCTAGATCAGTTGATGCAAGTCGTTCGCTTCTTGCGGGAGTCTGCATCGACCACACTCGAAAAGACTATTGAGTCGACTTCTGGTGGGGACTCAGGTCTGGTAGTAACACCACGTTCAGTTCGTGGTTCAGTTTGCAAAACACTATTCGGTCGAGATGAAGTTGTCGCAGAACTTCTGGCGGCGGAGGGTGATCGGCTCGTGGTTGGGCAGCCAGGTACAGGCAAAACATCGGTTCTGTCGACCGCGGTTAATAAGACCCGTGGATATTTTTTGAAGAGTTTCGACGAGAGTGCTCTGACGGCGCAACTGCGTGCAGAGAAGCCTGAGATGATCGCGGTAGAGGATGCACATTTGTATTTGGACCGAGTGACGGCACTTCAGGCAATTCGCCAGGAGCACTCGCTGAAATTTCGTATTGTTGCTGATTGCTGGCCAACCCATCGAGACGCATTGGTCGTTTTGATGGGGTTGCCGGTAGCCTCAGTGATCGAGCTGCAACCGATCTCGAATCGATTGATCATCGCGATGGCGAAGGAGGTAGGCATCGGCGGCCCCGATCGTTTCTTTCACCATTTGGTTCGACAATCAATGGGTTATCCTGGCCGGGCAGCAATGCTGCTGCGATGCTGTCACGAAGGCGACCAGGAAGATATTCAAGAGTTCTTTACGGGTGACTCCATTGCACGCTGGACAAGAAGTCTCGTCGAGCAATCGTCCGATGCAGAGGCGATGGATGTTCTGTCATGCCTCGCTCTCGGACGCGATACGGGGATTGAATTGTCTCGAATTGCGAACTATCTCGACCTTCCGCTTTCCAAGGTCCAACGTATCGTCAGTGAGTTTGCTATTGGCGGTTTAGTTGAAGAAAACGGACCAGGGTTTTTAATCGTTTTCCCCGCAGCAATTCGCCCAGCGTTGATTCGAGACTTTTTCTTCGGTAATGTCCGACGAGACCTGCGACCGTTCGCCTCGGATTGGCGGTTGACTGGCGTAATTGCAATGGCAGCTGTAGATGCGTACTGCGTTGGAGCTAGGATACCCGTTAGCGAACTCTTCCGAATGACGCAAGCTGCTGACAGTTTTGAAGCGTGGGAACGACTTGCTGCCGCAGAGGACACCATTGCCGACCAGGTATTGGACGAAAAGCCCGAGCTGTTTGATGGCCTTGTACATGTCTTTATTCGACGCACGCCCGAAAGAACAATTTGCCGACTGATCGAGACAAAACCGGAGGTCCGGGATCGCTTCAATCGCCAGCCCGATCGCGATGTTCAGACTGTCGAGGACTGGGTGAAGCGGGGATATCCGACCAAGGCTGCGATTCCGAGACGTCGTATTGTATTGGATGCAATCGCAAATCAACTTTCGGAGGGAGTCCCAGCAGAGCAGGCCTTTCGTTTTCTGGGTTGTGTATTCGCACCAGAATACAAGTCTGTCGATCAGTCACCTGAGAACTTCGACACTTTTATTTGGCGAAGTGGCTTGTTGGCACCGGAGGATCTTCAGCAATTGCGAGAGCTTTGGAACGAAGCCCACGACCTGCTCAAACGGTACACACCAATCGACTGGTCGTTGGCTGTGGATGCGATGAGACATTGGCTTTGGCCAGCGGTCAGTGGCACAGTGAACGACGATCAGCGTGAACAACTTCGCCTTGCGGCGACTGAAACTCTTGATCCACTCTGCAAGCTTTTTGCAAATAGCCCCGCTGCCGTATCTGAGCTTCGTCGTTTAGCTGAATATCATCGCATCAAGCTGTCTCAACCTGTACCAGCAGAATACGCAACTCTCTTTCCCAAGGAGTCGGTTCGTGGCAGGACAATCGAAGGCCACACGAAATTCGAAAAACAGTGCTACCAGCGTGCGGTGAAACTGGCCAACCGCTGGGCATCAAGGCCTGCTTCGGATGTGCTTTCGCAGCTCAGGTCATTCAATGAGGACGCAAATCGAACTGGCCATGCGTATCCGAACTACAGCGATGTTGTGTGCAGGACGATTTCTCAGAAGCTGGAACACCAGTCTACTTGGATCAGCGAAGCGATCAGGCTCGAAGTTCCTTGCCATATTTTGCTGCCTTTTCTCCAAACCGCGTGCAAGCGACAAGAGAGTGGATTTGAGTCGATTCTCGACGGATGCCTGAAAAACGCAATATACCGGCCGGCAGCGATCACTCTACTCTTGTGCGTTGACCCGATGCCTGGAGACTTGGTCAAAGAAGCTATTTCCGCAAGCGGTCCGTACGCCCAAATGATTTACGTTGCTGCTTTACGCGACGAAATCGCTTCGCAACACTACAGCCCGCTTCTTTCGCATAGCGATAGCAAATTGCGAGCGAAGGTTGCTGAGGGATTGTGGGGACAGAATAAAACAGTTCCTGCAGACCAAGAAGTTCGAGACAAATGGCGCAAGGCGATTGCTCAGGACTGTCGGCGGGAACATTGCGTTGCAGAAATCTTTTCCGCGGATATAGAAGTCTGTGAGCAATGGATTCGATATTGGTCCCAGGGAATGTCGCCGATAGAACGCGTCGACTTCGATGAAGAGACCGTCGCGGCAGCGTGTGCCGAACTTTCGAGGGAAGCGAGAAAAGCACTCTTGGCGGATCTGCATCGTGATTCACCTATTCGAGATGAGCTTATTCGTAACCTTGTTTCCGACGATCCAGATACATTTCGTCAATTGATTAGGCAAGAATCGCTTGCTAAATATCGCCTATCCCCATTGCGACGTTTGCCAGATTCGGCTTGGGTTCGCTTGGTCAAAGTTGCGATCAGTGAAGGGATCTCCGAAGAGAAGATTGCAAATTCATCCGGCATGGGGTGGAACACGGACTTCAACACCGTAGAGGATCGGTACCGCGCTGAAATTCTCGCATGGGATCAGGTAATTGAAAAAGAAAAGGGGGCAATCAGTCGCATCGCACGTCGCCGTCGTGCCACTAGAATGGAATCGCTGGAAGACTTGGAAGACTAA
- a CDS encoding M48 family metallopeptidase: MSVVTTIENGQPDGGYLLKYGRLDIPFKIEFQPRSQLTIHVHPEMRLEVLAPEHRSREAVLNRVEAKSAWIAKQWRYFERYQPTQPAREYNSGETHRYLGRQYRLRVTKSSEHSAKLSGKFLHVGQSDTSDHDATKKLVIDWYRQHADATFARRLALCLPKCRSLKLKSPPKISIRQMTRRWGSCTKAGNITLNLDLIRVPIHCIDYVIIHELCHLKIHDHSPKFYRTLTRILPDWETRKERLESQDWS, translated from the coding sequence ATGTCGGTGGTAACCACAATCGAGAATGGACAGCCCGATGGTGGTTACTTATTGAAGTACGGCCGGCTCGACATTCCGTTCAAGATCGAATTCCAGCCACGATCGCAATTGACGATTCATGTCCATCCTGAAATGCGGCTGGAGGTCTTGGCTCCTGAGCATCGGTCTCGAGAAGCGGTCCTGAATCGAGTCGAAGCGAAGTCCGCATGGATCGCGAAGCAGTGGAGATACTTCGAGCGTTACCAACCCACTCAACCTGCCCGCGAATACAACAGCGGAGAAACACACCGCTACCTCGGTCGTCAATATCGCCTAAGAGTCACGAAGTCATCAGAGCACTCGGCTAAATTATCCGGCAAGTTCCTGCACGTCGGACAATCTGACACCTCCGATCACGACGCGACGAAAAAGCTCGTCATCGACTGGTATCGCCAGCATGCCGACGCCACGTTCGCGCGACGACTGGCGTTGTGCCTACCAAAGTGCAGATCACTCAAACTGAAATCACCGCCGAAAATATCCATTCGCCAGATGACACGGCGCTGGGGCAGTTGCACGAAGGCTGGCAACATCACGCTCAACCTCGACCTGATCCGCGTGCCAATCCACTGCATCGACTACGTCATCATCCACGAACTATGCCACCTAAAAATCCACGACCACAGCCCAAAGTTCTACCGAACACTGACCCGCATCCTCCCCGACTGGGAAACGCGGAAAGAGCGTTTGGAGTCGCAGGATTGGTCGTAG
- a CDS encoding DoxX family protein — protein MNTEENRSFLRSGCIALLALSFIAAGVNHFVSPGVYLKIMPDYLPWPLALVYVSGFFEVLGGVGLAIPRLRRAAGWGLIALLVAVFPANVDMLMNADQFPAIPVWALVARLPLQGVLIAWVWWAAVKSR, from the coding sequence ATGAATACGGAAGAAAATCGTTCCTTCCTGCGATCAGGTTGCATCGCGTTACTCGCCCTCTCGTTCATCGCCGCCGGCGTCAATCATTTCGTGTCGCCGGGCGTGTACTTGAAGATCATGCCGGACTATTTGCCTTGGCCGTTGGCCTTGGTTTACGTCTCGGGGTTCTTTGAGGTGCTTGGTGGGGTTGGCTTGGCGATCCCACGACTGCGGCGAGCGGCGGGGTGGGGATTGATCGCGCTGCTTGTTGCCGTCTTCCCAGCGAACGTGGACATGCTGATGAACGCGGACCAGTTCCCGGCGATCCCAGTTTGGGCGCTGGTTGCTCGGTTGCCGCTGCAAGGCGTGCTGATCGCCTGGGTTTGGTGGGCGGCAGTGAAATCGCGATGA